In one Brienomyrus brachyistius isolate T26 chromosome 12, BBRACH_0.4, whole genome shotgun sequence genomic region, the following are encoded:
- the LOC125705050 gene encoding NACHT, LRR and PYD domains-containing protein 12-like isoform X2, translating into MMESCDEERALKITLHTLRDMNQTDIADSLEKEEEKNQTISQCQQKLKNKLQKRFKCIFEGSARQGNPTLLCDIYTGLYITEGLSEGVKNEHEIPELDTASKIPLAESTTIHCNEIFKPVVGQQTSIRTVLTNGIAGIGKTVSVQKFIHDWAIGKANEDVHFIFALPFRDLNLQKDRNFSLINIIYHYFPEVEGIESTDLNEFRILLIFDGLDECRLPLDFQLNENCFDMTRQTSLDVLLTNLIKGNLLPSAQLWITSRVGASSQIPTEHVNRVTEIRGFNDLQKEEYFRRRFENEDLVKRIIKHLKMSRSLYVMCRIPVFCWISAVVLEQMLEADNSNVPTSLTQLYIYFVLIQTSIKNQKYQFQSNKEIIMKLGKLAFQQLEIENFIFYKNDFRECGIDDVYEASVYSGLCTEIVNEEDMMDEEKVYSFVHVSIQDFLAALYVSYTYKSTKMNLLNKKQSGIREELFDFHKSVIDKALRTRNGHLNLFLRFLLGISLNSSQNLLKDLVTDKETSSQGVEETVRYIKGIIKDETYPEMSINLFYCLNELGDNSLVEEVQNYLRSGKLSRKKLSPAQWSALVFVLLTSENIDHVFDLKKYSRSEEALLRLIPVVKFSRTALLDHCYLTGKCCEALSFVLCSNSLHLMELDLSDNDLQDAGVQLLSIGLGDQHCKLETLRLSFCGITEKGCRFLADALHSNPSHLKELDVSYNHPGESGVKLLSDMLQNPDFKLEKLKVDHCGECWIRPGLRKYACQLKLDPNTAHRSLCLSDGDLRVTWKCQRQPYADHPERFQHVPQVLCTEALSGRCYWEAEWRGDVAEIAVTYKEIGRKEAKNGSRFGHNEKSWVLRCSAKVYSVCHNGNHIDKPVPTPHCRRVAVYLDWLAGTLTFYSVSPTKLTPLHTFHSTFSQPVYPGFGVYGSSVILWQVD; encoded by the exons ATGATGGAAAGCTGTGATGAAGAGAGGGCTCTGAAGATCACATTGCACACCCTGAGAGACATGAACCAGACAGACATTGCAGATTCACTGGAGAAAGAGGAGGAAAAAA ATCAGACAATCAGCCAGTGTCAACAGAAATTGAAGAACAAATTGCAAAAAAGGTTCAAGTGCATTTTTGAAGGTAGTGCCAGGCAAGGGAACCCAACCCTCCTCTGCGATATCTATACAGGACTATACATCACAGAAGGCCTGAGTGAAGGAGTCAAGAATGAACATGAAATACCAGAACTAGATACGGCATCCAAGATACCATTGGCAGAATCTACCACAATTCATTGCAATGAAATCTTCAAACCTGTAGTTGGGCAACAGACATCCATAAGAACTGTACTGACAAATGGGATCGCTGGTATTGGAAAAACAGTATCTGTGCAGAAGTTTATTCATGACTGGGCCATCGGAAAAGCAAATGAGGATGTTCATTTCATATTTGCATTGCCATTTCGGGATCTCAACCTTCAAAAGGATAGAAATTTCAGCCTAATCAATATTATTTATCACTATTTTCCAGAAGTGGAGGGAATTGAATCAACTGACTTGAATGAATTCAGAATTTTGCTGATCTTTGATGGCTTGGATGAATGTCGACTACCTTTAGATTTCCAGCTAAATGAAAACTGCTTTGACATGACAAGACAGACATCACTAGATGTGCTGTTGACGAACCTCATCAAGGGAAATCTACTTCCCTCTGCTCAACTCTGGATAACATCCCGAGTAGGAGCATCCAGTCAGATACCAACTGAGCATGTCAATCGAGTGACAGAGATTCGAGGGTTCAATGATCTGCAGAAGGAGGAATACTTCAGGAGGAGATTTGAGAATGAAGACCTTGTGAAGAGAATCATCAAACACTTAAAGATGTCAAGGAGTCTCTACGTAATGTGCCGCATCCCAGTTTTCTGTTGGATCTCAGCAGTTGTCCTGGAGCAGATGTTGGAAGCGGACAACAGCAATGTCCCGACATCTCTAACCCAGCTCTACATATACTTTGTGCTCATTCAAACGAGCATAAAGAATCAGAAATATCAATTCCAATCAAACAAAGAAATTATCATGAAACTGGGTAAATTAGCCTTCCAGCAACTGGAAAttgaaaattttatattttacaaaAACGACTTCAGAGAATGTGGCATTGATGATGTATATGAAGCCTCGGTCTACTCTGGACTGTGTACAGAAATCGTGAATGAGGAAGACATGATGGATGAAGAGAAAGTGTATAGCTTTGTGCATGTAAGTATTCAGGATTTTCTTGCAGCTTTGTATGTGTCTTACACATACAAAAGCACCAAGATGAACCTACTCAATAAAAAACAAAGTGGGATACGAGAGGAGTTGTTTGACTTCCACAAGAGTGTGATTGATAAGGCCTTACGGACCAGGAACGGACATCTCAACCTTTTCTTGCGCTTTCTGCTTGGCATCTCACTGAACTCCAGTCAGAACCTCCTGAAAGACCTTGTGACAGACAAAGAGACCAGCTCACAGGGTGTCGAAGAAACAGTCAGATACATCAAGGGGATTATAAAGGACGAAACGTACCCAGAGATGTCCATCAATCTCTTCTACTGCCTGAATGAACTCGGGGACAACTCTCTAGTGGAGGAGGTTCAAAACTACCTAAGGTCTGGGAAGCTCTCAAGGAAGAAGCTGTCACCTGCTCAGTGGTCGGCTCTGGTTTTTGTGTTGCTGACATCAGAAAATATAGACCATGTGTTTGATTTGAAGAAATACAGCAGATCAGAAGAAGCACTACTGAGACTCATTCCTGTGGTAAAGTTCTCCAGAACAGCCCT GCTGGATCATTGTTATCTCACAGGTAAATGTTGTGAAGCATTGTCCTTTGTGCTCTGTTCAAACTCATTGCACCTGATGGAATTAGacttgagtgacaatgaccttcAGGATGCCGGAGTGCAGCTGCTCTCTATTGGACTGGGAGAtcaacactgtaaactggaaacaCTCAG GCTATCATTCTGTGGAATCACGGAGAAAGGTTGCAGATTCCTTGCTGATGCCTTGcattcaaacccctcacacctgaaagAACTGGATGTGAGCTACAACCACCCTGGAGAAagtggagtgaagctgctctcagaTATGCTGCAGAATCCTGACTttaaactggagaaactgaa AGTGGACCATTGTGGAGAGTGCTGGATCAGACCAGGCCTACGGAAAT ATGCCTGTCAGCTCaagctggaccccaacactgcACACCGGagcctgtgtctgtctgacgGAGACCTGAGGGTCACGTGGAAATGCCAGAGGCAGCCATATGCTGATCACCCGGAGAGGTTCCAGCATGTGCCCCAGGTGCTGTGTACGGAGGCCCTGTCTGGCCGCTgctactgggaggctgagtggagagGGGACGTGGCGGAGATCGCTGTAACTTATAAAGAAATCGggaggaaagaagcgaagaatGGCAGCAGGTTTGGACACAATGAGAAGTCCTGGGTTTTGCGCTGCTCTGCTAAAGTCTATTCTGTCTGCCATAATGGCAACCACATTGATAAACCTGTGCCCACCCCCCACTGCCGCAGAGTAGCGGTGTATCTGGACTGGCTTGCTGGCACTCTGACCTTCTACAGTGTCTCTCCTACAAAACTGACACCTTTACACACATTTCATTCCACATTCAGCCAGCCtgtctatccagggtttggtgTTTATGGTTCTTCAGTGATCCTGTGGCAGGTGGATTAG
- the LOC125704956 gene encoding serine/threonine-protein kinase pim-3-like: protein MPKEVALMMQLSIPPTCPYIVKFIEWFDGLESHSIILESPEPCQDLNSYSIDCGGFISEEVAQLVQLQLLLALFFCEERGVQHADISAENLLIQSESLLVKLIDFGCGSFQKDSPDPENMGAALHQSLDFDAVYNIVRISTMLFRLVCGIFPVRSRESDSLQYPTAVSEELKNLMNWFISRDLTKRPTLEQIASHPWLQKGWQSVLGKT, encoded by the exons ATGCCGAAGGAGGTTGCCTTGATGATGCAGCTGAGCATCCCACCAACCTGCCCCTATATTGTGAAGTTTATTGAGTGGTTTGACGGTCTGGAAAGCCACTCAATAATACTAGAGAGTCCTGAGCCATGTCAGGACTTGAATTCCTACAGCATTGACTGCGGTGGCTTCATAAGCGAGGAGGTGGCACAGCTGGTGCAATTACAGCTGCTGCTGGCCTTATTTTTCTGTGAGGAGAGGGGCGTCCAACATGCAGACATCTCAGCCGAAAACCTCCTCATTCAGAGTGAATCTCTACTGGTGAAACTGATAGACTTTGGATGTGGGAGTTTTCAGAAAGACAGCCCCGATCCAGAAAACATGG GAGCAGCACTGCATCAGTCCCTGGATTTCGATGCTGTGTACAATATCGTGCGCATAAGCACAATGCTGTTTCGTCTAGTATGTGGAATATTTCCTGTTCGGAGCCGAGAATCTGACTCTTTGCAGTACCCCACAGCTGTCTCAGAAG AATTAAAAAATTTAATGAATTGGTTCATCAGCCGAGACCTAACGAAGCGTCCCACGCTGGAGCAGATTGCTTCCCATCCTTGGCTCCAGAAGGGCTGGCAGTCGGTCTTGGGCAAGACCTAG
- the LOC125705050 gene encoding protein NLRC3-like isoform X1 yields MRMFTCCVTYSTGCSEKIVLNSPRMTTTESKMKGQSRKAESPVPSCTSNKTDRSKNIIVNFKGELQDDRVQLEKPTASCVSMESNRSSRDRMQCDFHTTELDQQSVEPSCKKKHRSLVFARRLKLLQQTLQKLQRGDLKQFTAQVCRKYTECFYQQLLHDDALISAEEMMESCDEERALKITLHTLRDMNQTDIADSLEKEEEKNQTISQCQQKLKNKLQKRFKCIFEGSARQGNPTLLCDIYTGLYITEGLSEGVKNEHEIPELDTASKIPLAESTTIHCNEIFKPVVGQQTSIRTVLTNGIAGIGKTVSVQKFIHDWAIGKANEDVHFIFALPFRDLNLQKDRNFSLINIIYHYFPEVEGIESTDLNEFRILLIFDGLDECRLPLDFQLNENCFDMTRQTSLDVLLTNLIKGNLLPSAQLWITSRVGASSQIPTEHVNRVTEIRGFNDLQKEEYFRRRFENEDLVKRIIKHLKMSRSLYVMCRIPVFCWISAVVLEQMLEADNSNVPTSLTQLYIYFVLIQTSIKNQKYQFQSNKEIIMKLGKLAFQQLEIENFIFYKNDFRECGIDDVYEASVYSGLCTEIVNEEDMMDEEKVYSFVHVSIQDFLAALYVSYTYKSTKMNLLNKKQSGIREELFDFHKSVIDKALRTRNGHLNLFLRFLLGISLNSSQNLLKDLVTDKETSSQGVEETVRYIKGIIKDETYPEMSINLFYCLNELGDNSLVEEVQNYLRSGKLSRKKLSPAQWSALVFVLLTSENIDHVFDLKKYSRSEEALLRLIPVVKFSRTALLDHCYLTGKCCEALSFVLCSNSLHLMELDLSDNDLQDAGVQLLSIGLGDQHCKLETLRLSFCGITEKGCRFLADALHSNPSHLKELDVSYNHPGESGVKLLSDMLQNPDFKLEKLKVDHCGECWIRPGLRKYACQLKLDPNTAHRSLCLSDGDLRVTWKCQRQPYADHPERFQHVPQVLCTEALSGRCYWEAEWRGDVAEIAVTYKEIGRKEAKNGSRFGHNEKSWVLRCSAKVYSVCHNGNHIDKPVPTPHCRRVAVYLDWLAGTLTFYSVSPTKLTPLHTFHSTFSQPVYPGFGVYGSSVILWQVD; encoded by the exons atgcgcATGTTTACATGTTGTGTAACATATTCTACTGGGTGCTCTGAAAAGATCGTCCTAAACTCACCTAGAATGACGACCACTGAATCTAAAATGAA GGGCCAGTCAAGGAAAGCAGAGTCCCCTGTGCCTAGCTGCACTTCCAACAAGACTGATAGATCAAAAAATATCATTGTTAACTTCAAAGGTGAACTACAGGATGACAG GGTGCAACTGGAGAAACCCACAGCCAGCTGTGTGTCCATGGAGAGTAATCGGTCAAGCAGAGACAGGATGCAGTGTGACTTTCACACAACTGAACT GGATCAGCAGTCAGTAGAACCCAGCTGTAAAAAGAAACACAGGTCTTTGGTTTTTGCACGCAGACTGAAG CTTCTTCAACAAACTTTGCAGAAGTTGCAGAGGGGAGATTTGAAACAGTTCACGGCACAGGTGTGTCGGAAGTACACAGAATGCTTCTACCAACAGCTACTACATGATGATGCACTTATATCTGCTGAGGAGATGATGGAAAGCTGTGATGAAGAGAGGGCTCTGAAGATCACATTGCACACCCTGAGAGACATGAACCAGACAGACATTGCAGATTCACTGGAGAAAGAGGAGGAAAAAA ATCAGACAATCAGCCAGTGTCAACAGAAATTGAAGAACAAATTGCAAAAAAGGTTCAAGTGCATTTTTGAAGGTAGTGCCAGGCAAGGGAACCCAACCCTCCTCTGCGATATCTATACAGGACTATACATCACAGAAGGCCTGAGTGAAGGAGTCAAGAATGAACATGAAATACCAGAACTAGATACGGCATCCAAGATACCATTGGCAGAATCTACCACAATTCATTGCAATGAAATCTTCAAACCTGTAGTTGGGCAACAGACATCCATAAGAACTGTACTGACAAATGGGATCGCTGGTATTGGAAAAACAGTATCTGTGCAGAAGTTTATTCATGACTGGGCCATCGGAAAAGCAAATGAGGATGTTCATTTCATATTTGCATTGCCATTTCGGGATCTCAACCTTCAAAAGGATAGAAATTTCAGCCTAATCAATATTATTTATCACTATTTTCCAGAAGTGGAGGGAATTGAATCAACTGACTTGAATGAATTCAGAATTTTGCTGATCTTTGATGGCTTGGATGAATGTCGACTACCTTTAGATTTCCAGCTAAATGAAAACTGCTTTGACATGACAAGACAGACATCACTAGATGTGCTGTTGACGAACCTCATCAAGGGAAATCTACTTCCCTCTGCTCAACTCTGGATAACATCCCGAGTAGGAGCATCCAGTCAGATACCAACTGAGCATGTCAATCGAGTGACAGAGATTCGAGGGTTCAATGATCTGCAGAAGGAGGAATACTTCAGGAGGAGATTTGAGAATGAAGACCTTGTGAAGAGAATCATCAAACACTTAAAGATGTCAAGGAGTCTCTACGTAATGTGCCGCATCCCAGTTTTCTGTTGGATCTCAGCAGTTGTCCTGGAGCAGATGTTGGAAGCGGACAACAGCAATGTCCCGACATCTCTAACCCAGCTCTACATATACTTTGTGCTCATTCAAACGAGCATAAAGAATCAGAAATATCAATTCCAATCAAACAAAGAAATTATCATGAAACTGGGTAAATTAGCCTTCCAGCAACTGGAAAttgaaaattttatattttacaaaAACGACTTCAGAGAATGTGGCATTGATGATGTATATGAAGCCTCGGTCTACTCTGGACTGTGTACAGAAATCGTGAATGAGGAAGACATGATGGATGAAGAGAAAGTGTATAGCTTTGTGCATGTAAGTATTCAGGATTTTCTTGCAGCTTTGTATGTGTCTTACACATACAAAAGCACCAAGATGAACCTACTCAATAAAAAACAAAGTGGGATACGAGAGGAGTTGTTTGACTTCCACAAGAGTGTGATTGATAAGGCCTTACGGACCAGGAACGGACATCTCAACCTTTTCTTGCGCTTTCTGCTTGGCATCTCACTGAACTCCAGTCAGAACCTCCTGAAAGACCTTGTGACAGACAAAGAGACCAGCTCACAGGGTGTCGAAGAAACAGTCAGATACATCAAGGGGATTATAAAGGACGAAACGTACCCAGAGATGTCCATCAATCTCTTCTACTGCCTGAATGAACTCGGGGACAACTCTCTAGTGGAGGAGGTTCAAAACTACCTAAGGTCTGGGAAGCTCTCAAGGAAGAAGCTGTCACCTGCTCAGTGGTCGGCTCTGGTTTTTGTGTTGCTGACATCAGAAAATATAGACCATGTGTTTGATTTGAAGAAATACAGCAGATCAGAAGAAGCACTACTGAGACTCATTCCTGTGGTAAAGTTCTCCAGAACAGCCCT GCTGGATCATTGTTATCTCACAGGTAAATGTTGTGAAGCATTGTCCTTTGTGCTCTGTTCAAACTCATTGCACCTGATGGAATTAGacttgagtgacaatgaccttcAGGATGCCGGAGTGCAGCTGCTCTCTATTGGACTGGGAGAtcaacactgtaaactggaaacaCTCAG GCTATCATTCTGTGGAATCACGGAGAAAGGTTGCAGATTCCTTGCTGATGCCTTGcattcaaacccctcacacctgaaagAACTGGATGTGAGCTACAACCACCCTGGAGAAagtggagtgaagctgctctcagaTATGCTGCAGAATCCTGACTttaaactggagaaactgaa AGTGGACCATTGTGGAGAGTGCTGGATCAGACCAGGCCTACGGAAAT ATGCCTGTCAGCTCaagctggaccccaacactgcACACCGGagcctgtgtctgtctgacgGAGACCTGAGGGTCACGTGGAAATGCCAGAGGCAGCCATATGCTGATCACCCGGAGAGGTTCCAGCATGTGCCCCAGGTGCTGTGTACGGAGGCCCTGTCTGGCCGCTgctactgggaggctgagtggagagGGGACGTGGCGGAGATCGCTGTAACTTATAAAGAAATCGggaggaaagaagcgaagaatGGCAGCAGGTTTGGACACAATGAGAAGTCCTGGGTTTTGCGCTGCTCTGCTAAAGTCTATTCTGTCTGCCATAATGGCAACCACATTGATAAACCTGTGCCCACCCCCCACTGCCGCAGAGTAGCGGTGTATCTGGACTGGCTTGCTGGCACTCTGACCTTCTACAGTGTCTCTCCTACAAAACTGACACCTTTACACACATTTCATTCCACATTCAGCCAGCCtgtctatccagggtttggtgTTTATGGTTCTTCAGTGATCCTGTGGCAGGTGGATTAG